One Salvelinus sp. IW2-2015 linkage group LG4q.2, ASM291031v2, whole genome shotgun sequence DNA window includes the following coding sequences:
- the LOC111963129 gene encoding mitogen-activated protein kinase kinase kinase 7, which translates to MLETPGYPFEEIEYEDIEVEEVVGRGTFGVVFKAKWKGKDVAIKTIESESERKAFVVELRQLSRVNHPNIVKLYGSCHNPVCLVMEYAEGGSLYNVLHGAEPLPQYSASHAMSWCLQCAQGVSYLHGMKPKALIHRDLKPPNLLLVQGGTVLKICDFGTACDIQTHMTNNKGSAAWMAPEVFEGINYSEKCDVFSWGIILWEVITRRKPFDEIGGSAFCIMWAVHRGTRPPLIKDLPEPIEGLMTHCWDKDPAQRPSMEEVRNTMASLMKYFPGSDEPLQYPHQCPSNSRSGSSSATSTGSNADNTINSYRSESNMEHGTNCQERDDTLKNEKFPLQFKPSKGGTLRPSLPLSRGPSMESLPERTQSPAPTEVKGQCAGQSGPELRAPISPTDINGLDSSIPMAYLTLDHQLQPLAPFSNSKESMAVFEQHCRMAQEYLKVETEIALLTQRKKELISELDQDEREQQNTSRLVQEHNKLLDENKSLSTYFHICKNKLERIQSQQQQKS; encoded by the exons ATGCTTGAGACACCTGGATATCCATTTGAAGAGATAGAATATGAGGATATAGAAGTTGAAGAG GTTGTTGGCAGAGGAACATTTGGAGTTGTCTTCAAGGCCAAATGGAAAGGCAAAGATGTGGCCATCAAGACCATAGAGAGTGAATCTGagaggaaagcttttgtagtagAG CTCCGCCAGCTTTCCAGAGTAAATCACCCAAATATTGTCAAGCTCTATGGTTCATGTCATAATCCA GTCTGTCTTGTTATGGAATACGCTGAAGGTGGCTCTTTATACAATG TGCTGCATGGAGCTGAGCCCCTGCCCCAGTACAGTGCATCCCATGCTATGAGctggtgtctgcagtgtgctCAGGGGGTCTCCTATCTCCATGGCATGAAACCYAAGGCCCTCATTCACAGAGACCTCAAACCACCCAA TCTGCTACTTGTACAGGGGGGCACAGTGTTGAAGATCTGTGACTTTGGGACAGCMTGTGACATTCAGACACACATGACCAACAACAAAGGAAGTGCAGCCTGGATGGCACCAGAAGTGTTTGAAGGCAT TAACTACAGTGAAAAGTGTGATGTGTTCAGCTGGGGTATCATCCTGTGGGAGGTGATCACTCGCAGGAAGCCCTTTGACGAGATCGGAGGATCGGCCTTCTGCATCATGTGGGCCGTgcacagag GTACTCGCCCACCCCTGATAAAGGACCTCCCGGAGCCCATTGAGGGCCTGATGACACACTGCTGGGACAAAGACCCTGCCCAGAGGCCCTCcatggaggaggtcagaaacaCCATGGCAAGCCTCATGAAG TACTTCCCAGGGTCTGATGAGCCTCTTCAGTATCCCCACCAGTGTCCAAGCAACAGCAGGAGTGGCTCCTCCTCAGCCACAAGCACAG GTTCCAATGCAGACAACACTATCAACAGCTACAGATCCGAAAGCAACATGGAGCATGGAACAAACTGTCAAGAGAGAGATGACACCCTGAAAAACGAAAAATTTCCACTTCAGTTCAAACCATCAAAG GGGGGAACATTACGCCCCAGCCTGCCCCTATCCAGAGGGCCTAGTATGGAGAGCCTGCCTGAGCGTACCCAGAGCCCTGCCCCCACTGAGGTCAAAGGGCAATGTGCTGGCCAGTCAGGGCCAGAGCTGAGAGCACCTATCAGTCCCACAG ATATTAATGGTTTGGACAGCTCCATCCCCATGGCTTATCTGACACTAGATCACCAGCTGCAG CCCCTGGCCCCATTCTCAAACTCCAAAGAGTCCATGGCTGTGTTTGAGCAGCACTGCAGAATGGCCCAGGAGTACCTGAAAGTGGAGACTGAAATTGCCCTACTCACCCAGAGAAA GAAGGAGTTAATCTCTGAGCTGGACCAGGATGAAAGGGAGCAGCAAAATACGTCTCGTCTGGTTCAGGAGCACAACAAACTGTTGGACGAGAACAAGAGCCTCTCCACCTACTTCCACATTTGTAAGAACAAGCTGGAGCGGATTCAGAGTCAGCAACAACAGAAGAGTTAG